The following proteins are encoded in a genomic region of Brachypodium distachyon strain Bd21 chromosome 1, Brachypodium_distachyon_v3.0, whole genome shotgun sequence:
- the LOC100836107 gene encoding 9-cis-epoxycarotenoid dioxygenase NCED4, chloroplastic: MASSLSAPPAASPGGGAVTNKPPPAAKVRPSRLNPNNNADRRSSAPSAKTLTWKKKNPKPPMRAANNNKKNPFQLMAAAALDLVEEVFIAGVLERGSPLPRTSDPAIQIAGNYAPVSETPPAKPTLLSGEIPRSLDGVYVRNGANPLHAPRAGHHLFDGDGMLHAVSFSHGEAESYCCRFTETARLKQERAMGRPVFPKPIGELHGPSGLARLALFGARSALGVLDAGDGIGVANAGVVFHDGRLLAMSEDDLPYHVRVTPDGDLVTAGRYDFRGQMDAAATMIAHPKLDHGTGELFALSYNVLQKPFLKYFFFDAGGNKSPDVAIPVGTDDPTMIHDFAVTENYAVIPDQQIVFKLQEMVNGGGSPVVYDEKKVARFGVLPKRAMDASELKWVDVPGCFCFHLWNSWEEEEKGEIVVIGSCMTPPDAVFNDSGDGAFKSVLSEIRLNPRTGESRRRTLLSGEDESLNLEAGMVDRRRLGRKTRYAYLAIAEPWPRVSGFAKVDLETGGVEKFLYGEGRFGGEPCFVPSSDGAGAGAEEEDDGHVLCFVHDEGRQGCGERTTSELLVVDARDLRQEAALKLPGRVPYGFHGTFVTNKDLQRQA; this comes from the coding sequence ATGGCGTCGTCTCTCTCCGCTCCCCCAGCGGCAtctcccggcggcggcgccgtcaccaataagccgccgccggccgccaagGTCAGGCCTTCACGGCtcaaccccaacaacaacGCCGACAGGCGCTCCTCTGCTCCGTCAGCGAAGACACTCacctggaagaagaagaatcccAAGCCACCAATGCGGGCAgctaacaacaacaagaagaacccGTTCCAgctgatggcggcggcggcgctagaCTTAGTCGAGGAAGTCTTCATCGCGGGCGTGCTGGAGCGCGGCAGCCCGCTCCCGCGCACGTCGGACCCGGCCATCCAAATCGCCGGCAACTACGCGCCCGTCAGCGAAACCCCGCCGGCGAAACCCACGCTCCTCTCCGGCGAAATCCCGCGCTCCCTCGACGGCGTCTACGTCCGCAACGGCGCCAACCCGCTCCACGCGCCGCGCGCCGGGCACCACCTCTTCGACGGAGACGGGATGCTCCATGCGGTGAGCTTCTCCCACGGGGAAGCGGAATCCTACTGCTGCCGCTTCACGGAGACGGCCCGGCTGAAGCAGGAGCGCGCCATGGGCCGGCCGGTCTTCCCCAAGCCCATCGGCGAGCTCCACGGCCCGTCGGGCCTGGCCCGGCTGGCGCTCTTCGGGGCCCGCTCCGCCCTTGGCGTCCTCGACGCCGGCGATGGCATCGGCGTCGCCAACGCCGGCGTCGTCTTCCACgacggccgcctcctcgccatGTCCGAGGACGATCTCCCGTACCATGTCCGCGTCACCCCCGACGGCGACCTTGTCACCGCCGGCCGCTACGACTTCCGCGGCCagatggacgccgccgccaccatgatCGCCCACCCCAAGCTCGACCATGGCACGGGGGAGCTCTTCGCGCTGAGCTACAACGTCCTGCAGAAGCCGTTCCTAAAGTACTTCTTCTtcgacgccggcggcaacaAGTCCCCGGACGTGGCCATCCCCGTCGGCACCGACGACCCCACCATGATCCACGACTTCGCGGTGACCGAGAACTACGCCGTCATCCCGGACCAGCAGATCGTGTTCAAGCTCCAGGAGATGGTTAATGGCGGGGGGTCGCCGGTGGTGTACGACGAGAAGAAGGTTGCGAGGTTCGGGGTGCTGCCGAAGCGCGCCATGGATGCGTCAGAGCTTAAATGGGTCGACGTCCCCGGTTGCTTCTGCTTCCACCTCTGGAATtcatgggaggaggaggagaaaggggAGATCGTCGTCATCGGCTCCTGCATGACGCCGCCAGACGCCGTCTTCAAcgactccggcgacggcgcgttcaAGAGCGTGCTCTCCGAGATCCGGTTGAACCCGCGCACCGGCGagtcgcggcggcggacctTGCTGAGCGGCGAAGACGAGAGCTTGAACCTGGAGGCGGGCATGGtggaccggcggcggctggggagGAAGACTCGGTACGCGTACCTGGCCATCGCGGAGCCATGGCCGCGGGTGTCGGGGTTCGCCAAGGTGGACCTCGAGACCGGCGGGGTGGAGAAGTTCCTCTACGGCGAAGGGCGGTTCGGCGGCGAGCCCTGCTTTGTGCCAAGctccgacggcgccggcgccggagctgaggaagaagacgatggGCACGTGCTCTGCTTCGTGCACGACGAGGGACGGCAAGGCTGCGGGGAGAGGACGACCTCGGAGCTGCTGGTTGTGGATGCTCGGGACTTGCGGCAGGAGGCGGCCCTGAAGCTGCCGGGGCGCGTGCCGTATGGGTTCCATGGCACCTTCGTCACCAACAAGGACCTGCAGCGGCAAGCCTAG